The Malus domestica chromosome 06, GDT2T_hap1 genome has a segment encoding these proteins:
- the LOC114825472 gene encoding uncharacterized protein, whose amino-acid sequence MKTRLKEKFLPPDFTQYSFSQFNNLRQETKSVVEYTEEFYKLSARNDIQETEEQLTARYIGGLRPQIRDEVEMHRVCRVNDAYQLALKVEARLAHTSTRRAANFHSFYPSSKGESSHGWITNGKANHQYKSCPKRQVDTRVALGYEDNEVEYFNDSIQPNFDEDNDVEREEIEPEIGETLVIHRVFSTLNCENIVSQDMIDKLKLQTEPRPRPYRIAWFKKGNEVKVSRRCLVSFSMGKNYKDQVWCDVVPMDICHILLGRPWQFDRRTTHDGHKNNYTFRMGKSEIVLLPSKEEEAIPKIQQEKDSHAINRITIKYRFLIPRIDDMFDMLAGAKSLRHWRPYLIQREFILNSDCEALRHINNQGNLNRKHANWVAFLQEYTFVIRHKSGRYNQVADALSRRVSLLNTFHVQLEGFDNIKAMYAGDTDFGEEVVKYHGIPKSIVSNRDTKFLSPFWRHLWGRFGINLMYSSAYHPQTDGQTKVVNRTFGNLLRALVAKKPKQWDMTLSQAEFSYDYVVNSYTGKNPFEIVYGIHEEVWKKLEHSNIKYKEAADKHRRVKKFDGDDLVWVYLKKERFPGGYYNKLKEKRIGPCKILKKIRDNAYRVELPPDINIHPTFNVRDLSEYHGELGSNSCHQCSLVAGPNSI is encoded by the exons ATGAAAACAAGATTGAAAGAGAAATTTCTCCCACCAGACTTCACTCAATATAGTTTTTCACAATTCAACAACCTTCGCCAAGAAACTAAGAGTGTTGTGGAGTATACCGAAGAGTTTTACAAGTTGTCAGCACGTAATGATATCCAAGAAACTGAAGAACAACTCACTGCAAGATACATAGGGGGATTAAGACCTCAGATTCGTGATGAAGTCGAGATGCATAGAGTTTGTAGGGTTAATGATGCTTATCAATTGGCTTTAAAAGTGGAGGCTAGACTTGCTCATACTAGTACTAGAAGAGCTGCAAATTTTCATAGCTTTTATCCATCTTCTAAGGGTGAATCTTCTCATGGCTGGATCACCAATGGAAAAGCTAA TCATCAATACAAGAGTTGCCCGAAGCGGCAAGTTGATACACGAGTGGCTCTTGGCTATGAAGACAACGAGGTTGAATACTTTAATGATTCTATTCAGCCCAATTTTGATGAAGACAATGATGTAGAGCGTGAAGAAATTGAACCTGAAATTGGTGAAACTTTGGTGATTCATCGAGTGTTTTCCACTCTCAA TTGTGAAAATATTGTTTCTCAAGACATGATAGATAAACTAAAGCTCCAAACGGAGCCACGTCCACGACCTTATCGAATCGCGTGGTTCAAGAAAGGAAATGAGGTAAAAGTTTCCAGGAgatgtcttgtttcattttcaATGGGGAAGAATTACAAGGACCAAGTTTGGTGTGATGTAGTTCCTATGGATATTTGTCACATACTCCTAGGAAGACCCTGGCAATTTGATAGACGCACTACCCATGATGGTCACAAAAACAACTATACCTTTAGAATGGGAAAGAGTGAGATTGTTCTCTTACCTAGCAAGGAGGAAGAAGCTATTCCAAAAATCCAGCAAGAGAAGG ACAGCCATGCTATCAATCGAATCACTATCAAATACAGGTTCCTTATTCCGAGGATTGATGATATGTTCGACATGCTTGCTGGTGCCAAA TCACTTCGTCATTGGCGACCTTATCTTATTCAAAGGGAGTTTATCTTGAATTCTGATTGCGAGGCTCTCAGACACATTAACAACCAAGGAAACTTGAATAGAAAACATGCCAATTGGGTTGCATTTCTACAAGAGTATACTTTTGTAATAAGGCATAAAAGTGGGAGATACAACCAAGTTGCGGATGCTCTTAGCAGACGAGTGTCACTTCTCAATACCTTCCATGTTCAACTGGAAGGTTTTGACAACATTAAAGCCATGTATGCTGGTGATACTGATTTTGGGGAg GAAGTTGTTAAATATCACGGTATTCCAAAATCTATTGTTTCAAATAGGGATACCAAGTTCCTTAGTCCTTTTTGGAGACACTTGTGGGGTAGGTTTGGCATTAATTTGATGTATAGTAGTGCTTATCACCCTCAAACCGATGGCCAGACCAAAGTGGTTAACAGAACATTCGGCAATCTGCTCAGAGCATTGGTAGCCAAGAAACCAAAGCAGTGGGACATGACTCTTTCTCAAGCTGAGTTTTCCTATGATTACGTTGTAAACAGTTATACCGGAAAGAATCCTTTTGAGATTGTTTATGG AATACATGAAGAAGTGTGGAAGAAGCTTGAACACAGCAATATCAAGTACAAAGAAGCTGCAGATAAACATCGCCGCGTGAAGAAATTTGATGGAGATGATCTAGTGTGGGTATATTTGAAGAAAGAGCGTTTTCCTGGTGGCTACTATAATAAGCTCAAAGAAAAGAGGATTGGTCCATGCAAGATCTTGAAGAAAATCCGTGACAATGCTTATAGGGTCGAGCTTCCACCGGACATAAACATTCACCCAACTTTTAATGTTCGAGACTTGTCAGAATATCATGGAGAGTTGGGTTCAAACTCGTGCCATCAATGTAGTTTGGTGGCTGGTCCAAATTCGATTTAA